In one window of Pseudomonadota bacterium DNA:
- a CDS encoding MBOAT family O-acyltransferase yields MVFNTPIFLLFFVFFLLIYGVILGEKKPKLYFILVASLVFYGAWNYRFIPLLVGSAVIDYYLALAIAAAPAHRKRLFLTLSVVMNLGILALFKYADFAIESAGEFLLLFGVEASLPTLSWILPVGISFYTFQSLSYTIDVYRGDMEPRRGLAHFTTALAFFPQLVAGPILRARQILPQFHSLPVPTWENARHGFLLITSGLFKKTIADLLAIPVAHAFDGDGPVSLLEAWTGALAFAGQIYGDFAGYTDMAIGIALVIGFKIPPNFRLPYFAVSPVDFWRRWHISLSSWLRDYLYIPLGGRNNRYRNVMITMLLGGLWHGAAWNFVAWGAFHGVIIMATHYLSGLGIFAAFSSRSSRMMTVLKWAITFYLVLLGWVLFRATSLDDALQLMINMHTISGLPGSAPTALVVFVLTIVALIGMHVWDWFVIAKGDAFETKRWLFWPVLILIQAICLMTGEPSNEFIYFQF; encoded by the coding sequence ATGGTATTTAACACTCCGATTTTCTTACTCTTTTTTGTTTTTTTCCTGCTGATTTACGGCGTGATTTTGGGCGAGAAGAAGCCCAAGCTCTACTTTATTCTTGTCGCCAGCCTGGTGTTTTACGGCGCCTGGAACTACCGGTTTATTCCGCTGCTCGTCGGCAGCGCCGTGATTGACTATTACTTGGCACTTGCTATCGCCGCCGCACCGGCGCATCGCAAACGACTGTTTTTAACACTGTCGGTCGTCATGAATCTGGGCATTCTGGCGCTGTTCAAATACGCCGACTTCGCCATCGAATCGGCAGGTGAGTTCTTATTACTGTTCGGTGTCGAAGCCTCGTTACCCACGCTCTCCTGGATTCTCCCAGTTGGCATTTCGTTCTACACCTTCCAAAGCCTCAGCTACACAATAGACGTTTATCGCGGCGACATGGAACCACGCCGGGGACTCGCTCACTTCACAACGGCACTCGCCTTTTTTCCCCAACTGGTTGCCGGACCCATTTTGCGCGCGCGTCAGATTCTTCCGCAGTTTCATTCGCTGCCGGTGCCCACCTGGGAAAACGCGCGTCACGGATTTTTGCTGATCACCTCTGGGCTGTTCAAAAAAACCATCGCCGACTTACTGGCGATACCAGTCGCTCACGCATTTGATGGCGATGGACCGGTCAGCCTGCTCGAAGCCTGGACCGGTGCGTTGGCCTTCGCTGGGCAGATTTATGGCGACTTCGCCGGCTATACCGACATGGCGATTGGTATCGCACTGGTCATCGGCTTTAAGATCCCACCCAACTTTCGACTCCCTTACTTCGCCGTTTCACCCGTTGATTTTTGGCGTCGATGGCATATCTCGCTATCCAGCTGGCTACGCGACTACTTGTACATTCCGTTAGGCGGCCGCAACAATCGCTACCGCAATGTGATGATCACGATGCTGTTAGGCGGACTCTGGCACGGCGCCGCCTGGAACTTTGTTGCCTGGGGAGCGTTCCACGGTGTCATTATTATGGCCACACACTACCTGAGCGGACTCGGTATATTCGCGGCGTTTTCCAGCAGGTCGTCGCGGATGATGACCGTTTTGAAGTGGGCGATTACGTTCTATCTTGTCTTGCTGGGGTGGGTGCTCTTTCGCGCCACCAGCCTCGACGATGCGCTACAGCTCATGATTAACATGCACACCATCTCCGGTCTCCCGGGGTCGGCGCCGACCGCCTTGGTGGTCTTCGTGCTCACAATCGTCGCATTAATCGGCATGCATGTGTGGGACTGGTTTGTTATTGCCAAAGGCGATGCCTTTGAAACCAAGCGCTGGCTGTTTTGGCCCGTGCTCATTCTGATCCAGGCAATTTGCCTTATGACCGGAGAACCGAGTAATGAGTTCATCTACTTCCAGTTCTGA
- a CDS encoding zinc metallopeptidase, whose product MHILFFLLVLLALIYLPGFWVGRVMKRYSEPADRYGVTGGEAARRLLDLHGLESVGTEATDAGDHYSPDEKMVRLSEANFSGKSLTAVVVAAHEVGHAIQDATGYRALHLRTQLVRLVGPVQKVGAFLLMASPVIVAVTRTPVAGGLMVLGGFMTLGTGVLVHLLTLPSEFDASFGRALPMLAKHDVLIEGDELHARRLLSAAAMTYVSAALMSLLNVARWWAILRR is encoded by the coding sequence ATGCACATTCTTTTCTTCTTGCTGGTGTTGCTTGCCCTTATCTACCTTCCAGGATTCTGGGTGGGTAGAGTGATGAAGCGCTACAGTGAGCCCGCCGACCGGTATGGTGTGACAGGCGGCGAGGCAGCGAGGCGTTTGCTGGACTTGCATGGATTGGAATCCGTTGGCACGGAAGCGACCGACGCGGGTGATCACTATTCGCCTGATGAGAAAATGGTTCGACTGAGCGAGGCGAACTTCTCTGGAAAATCCCTGACCGCCGTTGTCGTCGCGGCTCACGAAGTCGGGCATGCTATTCAGGACGCCACCGGCTATCGAGCGTTACATTTGCGCACACAGTTGGTGCGTTTGGTTGGGCCTGTGCAGAAAGTCGGTGCGTTCTTACTGATGGCCTCACCGGTAATTGTGGCCGTAACACGCACTCCGGTGGCCGGTGGCTTGATGGTGTTGGGTGGTTTTATGACGCTCGGTACCGGAGTGCTGGTTCACTTATTAACTTTGCCAAGTGAATTTGACGCAAGCTTTGGGCGTGCGTTGCCTATGCTCGCGAAACACGATGTGTTGATTGAAGGCGATGAATTACATGCGCGCCGTTTACTGAGCGCAGCGGCGATGACTTACGTATCGGCGGCACTGATGAGCCTACTAAACGTGGCGCGGTGGTGGGCGATTCTGCGACGCTAG